One window of Aspergillus oryzae RIB40 DNA, chromosome 3 genomic DNA carries:
- a CDS encoding sodium:calcium antiporter (predicted protein), whose amino-acid sequence MDWDKLLFNAAVFVAGVFMLDYGADKFIDHTVIIGQRLGVSQTLIAVLTAGAEYEELAVVVAAVLQKQSPLALGNVMGSTISNILGAFSLGLLLHPGPIAFDQSAKVYTALLLSITTAFYILTYFNMLNKITGGVLVAIFLMYIICTCYAIHKGAMEPPEASDSDSDSDDDASDDEHSYSTSRPQDSRVQDESETSPLLTHEEALVAKKSAPRSLFYHISQLVMGLLTLTISGYLLSRSASVIADCFHLSGTVVGLTVVSFATTLPEKMVAIISGSRGHSGIVVASTAGSNIFLLTLCAGVIALAGLSADKSDHVLLFELLFTWISSVMLFLAVFVRADRAVGALFLVMYVAFLILEFTVYRR is encoded by the exons ATGGACTGGGATAAATTACTATTCAATGCAGCGGTGTTTGTTGCTGGAGTATTCATGCTGGATTATGGCGCTGATAAGTTCATTGACCACACCGTCATTATCGGCCAGCGTCTGGGAGTGTCCCAGACCCTTATTGCTGTACTGACTGCCGGTGCTGAATATGAggag CTTGCCGTAGTCGTTGCGGCAGTCCTGCAAAAGCAGTCGCCACTTGCACTAGGGAATGTGATGGGCTCCACCATCTCGAATATCCTAGGCGCCTTTTCCCTTGGCCTTTTACTCCACCCTGGGCCGATAGCTTTCGATCAGAGTGCCAAGGTATATACAGCGTTGCTTCTATCGATCACAACCGCTTTCTACATCCTGACTTACTTCAACATGTTGAACAAAATCACTGGTGGCGTACTAGTGGCCATCTTTCTAATGTATATCATATGTACTTGCTATGCAATTCATAAAGGAGCGATGGAACCTCCAGAAGCATCTGACAGCGACAGCgacagcgatgatgatgccagCGATGATGAGCATTCTTATTCCACGTCCAGACCACAAGACAGTAGAGTGCAAGATGAGTCGGAAACATCTCCTCTTCTTACACATGAAGAGGCCCTTGTTGCTAAGAAGAGCGCTCCACGCTCACTTTTCTATCATATCTCCCAACTCGTCATGGGCCTGTTAACGCTCACCATCTCTGGTTATCTGTTGTCACGCAGTGCATCGGTAATTGCAGATTGTTTTCATCTCTCTGGGACTGTTGTCGGCCTCACAGTGGTGTCATTCGCTACTACGTTGCCGGAAAAGATGGTTGCCATCATCAGCGGCTCTCGTGGACACAGTGGCATTGTGGTAGCCAGCACAGCAGGAAGcaatattttccttcttacTCTGTGCGCCGGTGTTATTGCTCTTGCTGGGCTCTCAGCGGATAAAAGTGACCACGTCCTGCTCTTCGAACTCCTTTTTACCTGGATCTCATCCGTGATGCTCTTTCTGGCGGTCTTTGTCCGCGCAGATCGTGCCGTAGGCGCTCTGTTCCTGGTGATGTATGTGGCTTTCTTGATCCTTGAGTTTACTGTGTATAGAAGATGA
- a CDS encoding cytochrome b5 reductase family protein (NADH-cytochrome b-5 reductase) has product MEKSGFMRYPSRIKSRGLKKQNPHLAKGFLEPKDYKNLPLIRKDQLAPNVYRFVFELPGPRDVIGLPIGQHVAIKANVNGAAVSRSYTPTSNNLDLGRLELVIKCYPDGILTGQYLANLKVGDKVQFRGPKGAMKYHSGLCKKIGMIAGGTGITPMYQLIRAICEDDTDTTEVSLIYANRTEEDILLRSELEAFARKYPKNFKLWYMLDHPPKNWAYGNGYVTPEVMAAKLPGPAPDTKIMLCGPPGMVNASKKALTAAGFQAPGAVGKMTDQIFCF; this is encoded by the exons ATGGAAAAG TCCGGGTTTATGCGATATCCCTCGCGTATAAAATCCCGCGgtttgaagaagcagaacccTCACCTTGCCAAGGGCTTCCTTGAGCCGAAGGATTACAAGAACCTCCCTCTTATCCGGAAAGACCAGTTAGCACCAAACGTATATCGTTTCGTCTTCGAACTCCCCGGTCCACGGGACGTCATTGGTCTTCCTATCGGCCAGCATGTTGCCATTAAAGCCAATGTCAACGGCGCCGCTGTTTCGAGATCATACACACCAACATCGAATAACCTGGATTTGGGTCGCTTGGAACTGGTCATCAAATGCTACCCGGACGGTATCCTCACGGGCCAATACCTTGCAAACCTGAAAGTGGGCGACAAGGTACAATTCCGCGGTCCTAAAGGCGCAATGAAATACCACAGTGGTCTTTGCAAAAAGATCGGAATGATTGCCGGTGGAACCGGGATTACGCCCATGTATCAACTTATTCGGGCAATCTGTGAAGACGATACCGATACTACGGAAGTTAGCCTGATCTATGCCAATCGAACCGAGGAAGACATCCTGTTGCGAAGTGAACTGGAAGCGTTTGCTCGGAAGTATCCAAAGAACTTTAAGCTCTGGTACATGCTCGATCACCCCCCAAAGAACTGGGCGTATGGTAACGGCTATGTAACGCCGGAGGTTATGGCTGCGAAGCTACCTGGACCGGCTCCTGATACAAAGATTATGCTTTGTGGTCCACCAGGTATGGTGAatgcttcgaagaaggcttTGACTGCTGCTGGATTTCAGGCACCTGGCGCTGTGGGGAAGATGACGGATCAGATATTTTGTTTCTAg
- a CDS encoding putative 3-hydroxyacyl-CoA dehydrogenase (3-hydroxyacyl-CoA dehydrogenase): protein MQLTWQPPQNYRSRPVVVLGAGVLGRRIGMQLNQNARCIWASAGYEVRIRDPSEQQRADGLAYIEENVDSYAQKTGQKPGKYSAHQDMEDAVSNAWLVIEAVPEKLELKIATFAELEALAPEDCILASNSSSYKSSEMIEKVSDATKARILNMHYYMPPGCMIVELMTDGYTDEGVFPFMVERSKEAATLPYVARKQSTGFIFNRLWAAVKREVLTILAEGVSVPEEIDSMWTEMFIKPRNLPCKTMDQVGLDTVAFIEGHYVQERGLSPEKTVDFLKRNYLDDGKLGNKSPKGGLYSPVEDKKDIVDDKTTAPELLVLDIGLSAANPTTTSGEVLKLSSDGKIQKVLVPNQSLPDGIAVDTTTSRMFWTCMGVPGKDDGAVYSANLDGSSIQTVVPQGRVNTPKQITIDAEAQKVYFCDREGCRVWRCGYDGSDLEAVVDRSDSKDAKDNAVSDCSWPGQVLLDTEGPSKSGKGRIFCANIATPEGQSGASRDDIQLVLGDLPEPIDLELDEKSNTLYWTDRGEVPLGNALFKAQLDESGLPVPIKSDKKYEMLTKHLKEAIGLKLDLGNGHIYLTDLGGNIYRCNLDGSHKEKIHSDDYRAFTGIALL from the exons ATGCAGTTAACCTGGCAACCACCCCAGAATTACCGCAGCCGCCCGGTTGTCGTTCTCGGTGCGGGCGTACTTGGACGTCGCATAGGTATGCAACTTAACCAAAATGCGA GATGCATCTGGGCCTCCGCCGGCTACGAAGTCCGCATCCGCGACCCAAGCGAACAACAACGCGCCGACGGCCTAGCATACATCGAAGAGAACGTCGATTCATACGCACAGAAAACAGGCCAAAAGCCCGGGAAATACTCCGCACACCAAGATATGGAAGATGCCGTCTCAAACGCCTGGCTAGTCATCGAAGCTGTTCCCGAGAAGCTTGAGCTGAAGATCGCCACATTCGCCGAACTGGAGGCCCTCGCGCCGGAGGATTGTATCCTCGCATCGAATTCATCCTCGTACAAATCGTCGGAGATGATCGAGAAAGTGTCCGACGCGACTAAGGCCCGCATCCTCAATATGCATTATTATATGCCCCCGGGTTGCATGATTGTTGAACTTATGACGGATGGATATACGGATGAGGGCGTCTTCCCGTTTATGGTTGAGAGGTCAAAGGAGGCTGCTACCTTGCCTTATGTGGCGAGGAAACAGTCTACTGGGTTTATCTTTAATAGGCTGTGGGCTGCTGTTAAGAGGGAGGTTTTGACCATCTTGGCCGAGGGGGTTTCTGTCCCTGAGGAGATTGATTCTATGTGGACTGAGATGTTTATTAAGCCGCGGAATTTGCCGTGTAAGACTATGGATC AGGTTGGTTTGGATACCGTTGCTTTTATTGAAGGTCATTATGTTCAGGAGCGCGGACTCTCGCCAGAGAAGACCGTTGACTTCCTGAAGCGGAACTATCTGGATGACGGCAAGCTGGGTAATAAGTCTCCTAAGGGTGGTCTTTACTCTCCGGtcgaagacaagaaagataTCGTGGACGACAAGACCACAGCGCCGGAATTATTGGTTCTGGACATTGGACTCTCCGCCGCCAACCCTACCACCACATCGGGTGAGGTACTGAAACTGTCCTCAGATGGAAAGATCCAGAAAGTCCTTGTACCGAATCAGTCTCTACCTGATGGCATTGCCGTGGACACTACAACCAGCCGGATGTTCTGGACTTGCATGGGCGTACCCGGCAAGGATGATGGCGCAGTCTATTCCGCCAACCTGGACGGCAGTAGTATCCAGACGGTAGTCCCTCAAGGCAGAGTCAACACTCCGAAACAAATAACGATCGATGCCGAGGCGCAGAAGGTCTACTTCTGCGACCGTGAAGGATGCCGCGTCTGGCGCTGTGGTTATGATGGATCCGATCTCGAGGCTGTGGTCGACAGAAGTGACTCGAAGGATGCGAAAGACAATGCAGTTTCCGACTG CTCCTGGCCTGGGCAAGTTCTACTGGACACAGAAGGGCCTTCAAAGAGCGGAAAGGGTCGCATCTTCTGTGCCAATATCGCCACCCCTGAGGGACAGTCGGGAGCCTCAAGAGACGATATTCAGCTGGTGCTGGGTGACCTCCCGGAGCCGATTGATCTCgagctggatgagaagtCTAACACACTCTACTGGACGGATCGCGGTGAGGTTCCGCTGGGTAACGCGCTGTTCAAGGCACAGCTGGATGAGTCTGGTCTTCCGGTACCGATCAAATCTGATAAGAAGTACGAGATGTTGACAAAGCATTTGAAGGAAGCGATTGGCCTGAAGCTGGACCTCGGTAACGGTCACATCTATCTTACCGATCTCGGCGGCAACATTTATCGCTGCAACTTGGATGGGAGTCATAAGGAGAAGATCCATTCAGATGACTACCGGGCTTTCACGGGAATTGCCCTTCTGTGA
- a CDS encoding fungal specific transcription factor domain-containing protein (predicted protein) yields the protein MLSDMTGLPEAVASAYIPTDLPRLADCWVTMIHLSKLLGDVLSLSYRPLGPHPSLQQVEATETEILLFQFPDNSDADRSRLATFYMYHLQLHYQALLITFYRPYITKVPEGLPVAQQQAWRSQIRNKMDAAALQTNSIVDNLAREKLLEFGGPMTPPLLVPAMQVHLLNCKSSDGFIRRLGLNKLELCMMILEQMQHTYPSASIFRGIFLGAIRQVFPDYMVQPSKPGTAAPEYPILQDAPLDDPAASMVISDDVIGALMDEASTYNFWETFSWM from the exons ATGCTGAGCGACATGACCGGATTACCAGAAGCAGTGGCCAGTGCTTACATTCCAACCGATTTGCCACGATTGGCGGACTGTTGGGTGACGATGATTCATTTGAGCAAACTCCTAGGTGACGTCCTCAGTTTAAGCTACCGGCCTCTTGGGCCTCACCCATCGCTTCAGCAGGTAGAAGCAACCGAGACAGAAATCCTACTATTTCAATTCCCGGACAACTCCGACGCAGACCGAAGTCGCCTGGCCACTTTTTATATGTATCATCTACAGTTGCACTACCA AGCTTTACTCATTACATTCTATCGCCCTTATATCACCAAGGTGCCAGAAGGGCTACCAGTGGCCCAGCAACAGGCGTGGCGAAGTCAAATACGAAACAAAATGGACGCCGCTGCCCTACAAACGAATTCTATTGTCGATAACCTGGCTCGTGAAAAGCTGCTAGAATTCGGCGGTCCAATGAC ACCTCCATTACTGGTACCAGCTATGCAAGTTCATCTCCTCAACTGCAAGTCGTCCGATGGTTTTATTCGGCGACTGGGCCTTAACAAGCTGGAATTGTGTATGATGATCTTAGAGCAGATGCAGCACACATATCCATCTGCCTCCATATTTCGAGGCATCTTCCTCGGAGCTATACGTCAAGTCTTCCCTGACTATATGGTTCAACCATCCAAGCCAGGGACAGCGGCCCCTGAGTATCCTATCCTGCAGGATGCTCCTCTTGATGACCCAGCCGCGTCCATGGTGATCAGCGACGATGTCATTGGAGCACTTATGGATGAGGCGTCTACCTATAATTTCTGGGAGACATTTAGTTGGATGTAA
- a CDS encoding uncharacterized protein (predicted protein): MYDSSGGSKDLLLECRQVRGAFGGACANCKSMARRGAFTPELFNRGPTVDDWACEIRERGELYKITWTHWEVARGSCHSRWQQPGVYLARSRAKLLYALESGKLGPEGEEVNMLAKVRRYIELLRTMSFRDFPTEDKSKALLAFKKASQRAIQNSQVLVSTNNNVGDCMIASNFGLNAQGIIVTRDEDTKECETSAWIPLTELLHGDRVTESSVVMMRNSLDQQ; this comes from the coding sequence ATGTATGACAGCAGCGGGGGATCTAAGGATTTACTTCTTGAATGTCGCCAGGTACGAGGCGCATTCGGCGGAGCATGCGCCAACTGCAAATCCATGGCCAGGAGGGGAGCTTTTACCCCAGAGCTTTTCAACAGAGGCCCGACTGTTGATGACTGGGCTTGTGAGATCCGTGAAAGAGGCGAGCTTTACAAAATCACATGGACTCACTGGGAAGTCGCTCGAGGCTCGTGTCATTCACGTTGGCAACAACCCGGGGTTTACCTTGCTCGGTCAAGGGCGAAATTGCTCTATGCCCTCGAATCGGGGAAATTAGGTccagagggagaagaagtcaaCATGTTGGCCAAGGTTCGTCGTTATATTGAGCTTTTACGAACCATGTCATTCCGTGATTTTCCGACTGAGGACAAAAGTAAGGCACTTCTAGCTTTCAAAAAGGCCTCCCAAAGGGCGATTCAAAACTCACAAGTACTTGTCTCCACGAATAATAATGTCGGTGACTGTATGATCGCTTCCAACTTTGGCCTGAACGCGCAGGGGATCATTGTTACCAGAGATGAAGACACTAAGGAGTGCGAAACCAGTGCGTGGATACCACTGACGGAGCTACTCCATGGAGATCGAGTTACGGAGTCATCAGTTGTGATGATGAGAAACAGCTTAGACCAACAGTGA